Proteins encoded in a region of the Nicotiana tomentosiformis chromosome 9, ASM39032v3, whole genome shotgun sequence genome:
- the LOC138898412 gene encoding uncharacterized protein, producing MLLQLDDRTVKRPSGILDDVLVQVGKFVFPTDFFILDCRVDEEIPIILERLFLATGRALIDCETGKLKMRLNDEEITFNVQKSMRRPGEFANCSLIEAVDVILEEEDETLNAKDPLVACLLNLDEVNGQDLAE from the coding sequence atgttactacagctagacgaccggacagtgaagaggccctctggtatccttgatgatgtattagtCCAGGTTGGGAAGTTTGTGTTCCCAACAGATTTTTTCATTCTAGACTgccgggttgacgaggagattcccataattttggaaAGACTattcttggccactgggagagctTTAATTGACTGTGAAACTGGAAAGCTCAAAATGAGACTAAATGATGAAGAGATAACATTCAATGTGCAGAAATCTATGCGGCGACCAGGTgaatttgctaactgctctctaaTAGAAGCCGTGGATGTCATtctggaggaggaagatgagacctTGAACGCTAAAGACCCTCTAGTAGCCTGTCTCTTAAACTTAGATGAAGTAAATGGACAGGACTTGGCGGAGTGA